The nucleotide window TAGGGTTTTCTGCCGCCCCCCCGGACATCGGAGCGGGTCTTGGTCGATGCACAACCCGAGCGCCGTTTGGCGAGTTGATATTGCACCATACGCGCCAGGAGGTCTTCACGCACCGGCCTGCCGAAGGTTTCATCCTTCAAGGCGATTTGGCGCAAATCCTGGTTGTTGGCATCTTTGAGCGGATGTTCAATCATGGCTAGGTCCTTCAGCTCTGGTCACCTTTTTTGACGGCGTCCCGGACCAGGACCACCGAACCTTCCGCGCCGGGAACACTGCCAAAAACAATCAGCAGATTTTTCTCGGCATCCACAGCCGTCACGCGCAGGCTTTGGGCTGTCACATTTCTGTCTCCCATGTGGCCGGCCATTTTCTTGCCCGGCGGGACACGCCCGGGGGTTTGGCGTTGGCCGATGGAACCGGGAGAGCGATGCACCTTGTGTGCGCCGTGTGATGCCTTGCCGCCTTTGAAACCCCAGCGTTTCATCACGCCGGCATAACCCTTGCCGATGCTGCGTCCGGTCACATCCACCAACTGTCCGACCTTGAACAGCTCGACCGAGAGCTTCTGTCCGACCTCGTACTGATCCGGATTGTCTACCCGAAACTCTTTCAGCACCCGTTGCGGGGGAATGTTCACTTTGGCGAAGTAGCCTTTTTCCGGCTTGTTCACCCGGCTGGGTTTTTTCTCTTCGAAGCCGACCTGAATGGCACTGTAACCATCCTTGTCCTGGCTCCGTTTGGCCACCACCGGACACGGCCCCAACTGCAACACGGTCACGGGTAGCCGTTCACCTTGTTCGGAAAAGGTCTGGGTCATTCCCAGCTTCCGGCCGATCAGTCCTGCGCGCATCCCCAAATCCTTCCTTCAAAAACCTTCTTTCAATCCCAATACGGCCCGTGACTCAAAAGCCCATCCAGGCACATCAGAGCTTGATTTCCACATTCACGCCGGCGGCCAGATCGAGCTTCATCAGGGCATCGACGGTCTGAGGCGTCGGATTGACGATATCGATCAATCTCTTATGCGTCCGGATCTCAAACTGCTCCCGGGACTTTTTGTCCACATGCGGCGACCGCAGCACGGTATACCGGTTGATTTTGGTGGGCAGGGGTATTGGCCCACGAATCTCGGCCCCGGTACGCCGGGCTGTTTGTACGATTTCACCGGTAGACTGGTCAAGTATACGATGATCGAATGCTTTCAACCGAATACGGATCTTCTGGTTTTCCATCCAAATTCACTCCGCCTGGCAGCCCCGTGGTTTGGCCTTGTGGCTTCCCGCCGTGGACCAACCGAACGTTTATTGCTTCTTCGCTGTCGCCAAGACACGCCGCGCTGCCTGTTGCCAGACCGGTAAGCGCATCATAAACCACAATTATTTCTGTCTCATACTCCCGAACACACCGGCCTTGCCGACCCCCTGACCCGGAGTCGGACCGCCGCATATCCAGGCTTCCGCACCTGCTGATTCGCTGTCAACCCTTCACTTTGGCAATAATCTCTTGTGCGACGTTTTCCGGTACCTGTTCATAATGATCAAACTGCATGGTGAAGGTGGCGCGCCCCTGGGACATGGAGCGAATGTCGGTCGCATAACCAAACATGCCCGCCAGAGGTGCCATGGCCTTGACAATCTGCGCACCA belongs to Magnetococcales bacterium and includes:
- the rplC gene encoding 50S ribosomal protein L3 — encoded protein: MRAGLIGRKLGMTQTFSEQGERLPVTVLQLGPCPVVAKRSQDKDGYSAIQVGFEEKKPSRVNKPEKGYFAKVNIPPQRVLKEFRVDNPDQYEVGQKLSVELFKVGQLVDVTGRSIGKGYAGVMKRWGFKGGKASHGAHKVHRSPGSIGQRQTPGRVPPGKKMAGHMGDRNVTAQSLRVTAVDAEKNLLIVFGSVPGAEGSVVLVRDAVKKGDQS
- the rpsJ gene encoding 30S ribosomal protein S10; amino-acid sequence: MENQKIRIRLKAFDHRILDQSTGEIVQTARRTGAEIRGPIPLPTKINRYTVLRSPHVDKKSREQFEIRTHKRLIDIVNPTPQTVDALMKLDLAAGVNVEIKL